Below is a genomic region from Henckelia pumila isolate YLH828 chromosome 3, ASM3356847v2, whole genome shotgun sequence.
ATTCCTTTGCTAAGCCTTTGTTCAGATTCATTATGTCCTTTTCGTTCCAATTGATACCCATGTGATATGTTCGTTTGTGATGATTCTGATTTGAATAATGGCGCATTGGGAAAAGCCTGTGAGGGAAAAGGCCCCAGAGGGAGCCTATGCGTGGGAAAAGGCCCCAGAGGGAGCCCAAAACCAGTAAAAGCCCATGGTcattatgataagatatgaataaatatttttttaaaagaatgatGTTCCTGTTTTGAAAACTCGATCGTACATTCCTTGTTTCATGTCCTTTGATTTCATTTCATGTTTCTTTCTGTACGATTCCTCTGTTATGCAATGAGATCTTGAAATGCACTGTTAGGATTCAAATTAAGAAATGGTAAGGAAATTCCGAAAACATGATATGAtaaggccctgatgcggtgggttataataaccgtttaaggcctcgtccccttagaggagtaacaattagggactgatcagtagccaggattaacgagatgaataacagtgcCATGTATAAGTTATGATTCGGTTATGATATGTCTTGATTCTTTGTTTCGTATTTTGTTTGTCTCCTGTCTTGACTCCTATTGAATTcgtatcatgtatatatattcgatatttgtgtgtacgattggcccccaattgctgagtgtttcccaaaacactcacccatTTACTCTCCCTCcccagataagaatgaagatgagtTAGATGACAAAGAACAGATTATGTTATGGGGTTGGTGATGACGGATcagttcaagttgaagaaatatttttttttttactttaaatttcaATTTCGCTTCCGCATTTTCGCACTAATGTTTTTCTATGTAAAAACAGTTATAGTTGATGAAACAGACTGGTTTTTGGCAAGATTtgtactacgaggcttgttgtttcaatgttaaattgttaaacaacgccgatgtcaactaggcccggtttcggggcgtgacacaaagctctcataaccttcacagcaatttcacgattagtataagtttttcctaaagcaataagatcacaaatgatactactgaaccgttcatcaaattcagccatggttttccctggcttcattttggcattgtcatatttttgaatggccatggtgagcttgttttccttggtctggtcatttccttcacacagctgagtgagcttctcccaaatctcctttgctgtggagcatgacttgattttgctgaacatgttcttgtccagtgttttgtataggatgtcccgggccacattgtcaagattggccttctttttgtcctcagtagtccactcagctcttggtttctcaatcatttgtcctgcaccatcggttagagctgggttgaccttcatgattttgataggaccgtctgttatgacatatagcatgtcatcgtcctgtgctgcaagatgtgcctgcatgcgaattttccagtcatcataatcttctttagaaaacataggaattttgttgaaagaagtcatgattttaaaactttagatcagcagttgagaaaggaacccgctctgataccacttgttgggatcggttcagagggtagaaggggggtgaatacactctgaaacttattttctttcttttcaaaatgatcaagtgaagtttagttcacttaatctgttttctcaacttctaaaacagtttgaacaacttaaatagtgcggaaatagttcagaggttttagtgatgcaaaggcaagttataacacgatgtatgagcaatatataagataaatatgcagtaaagactaaagcacgatttatggaagttcgaaggcttaatccttctacgtctccccttcttccaggaaggaattcactagaagactttggttattacaacgtcttgcaatacacccatttcagacttaggacttatccaatgcctaatccgaaactcctagatttacacagataagattctcagttcttatcagactggtggaagctttcagagtatcttcaagtctcttcaataatgaatacagtccggttgagcttctcaaactgcagagcggtcgagaggcttggaaaccctaggatgatccttgaagatcagatatgtaaactgtaggcgagggtttatttgagcagcaagtgaatgatcttgtaagtgtgctcaagtattgcttcagtagatcagatgaggacttctgatagtattcaaatgattgagttgattgagatttttcgtgttgcttgtcttcttgtcacttcttgagcaatcttccctttatataggtcaatcatcaacgtctttattttgaacgttctgatgctgcattgaatgcacatttaatgcttcataaatgcattgatgattctgcatgaagatcgtacacttctttaaatgcagacaacttccagggtccaaaactggtataaacggtcgaatgctttatttgtagccattctgcatttttgccattttagtgcaacctgttgtctcgatgcaagagtcaacagatcttctgatacgccggtttatctctcgatgcaagagtcaacagatcttctgatacgccggttctgcttttgataaaagatcttgcaatgaacgtcttgtctcaagtatttgtcttgagatatcttgataagcagttggcattctaccggtagatagatttatcctctgctggtttgaataaccagtcgataggcttgtgactgcaaccggtcgagagacaaaggcggttgacaagcttccggtagataacttgaagggtttagacggttgcggttggagttgtagtagattccttaaatacaaaagattggcagtacattcctatacaatgagttgttgtttgttatcaccaaaatgtcggattcaacatatTATAATCGATGcagatatatttaaaattattttatattttcaatgttCTTAATTTCAATCTCAATATGAATTTGGaaagttttgaaattaattatatatttggtAGGTGAATAtaattaatgaaaaattttgcatatatataggcataagaaattaacaaaaattatatatatatatatatatatatatatatatatatatatatcatttatgaaAACTATATGGAAGCATATATAAATGTTTTAGGTTGTGtcgtaaattttttattattaatttgacttatatatacaagatatttaaattatttacgaTATTTTGGTAagattaatttgtatatggacacaataaatcaattaaaattaaaaaacaaacatTGATAAAAGTAGTaagtataaatttatttttacaaatttaaccaaaaatattattagtattatttgaACCGAATACATTATCTATAACCTTAAtcatcatattattattattattatttgaaacgAAAATATTATCTATagttttaacaaaatttcatccATAATTATCATTTATAGTAAGTATGTTTTGGCGAAAAACTACTATATTTAGTAAAAACTctgcttttatatatatatagatatagatatagattattattattattattattattgataataTCATTATccattatcattatttttattattagtagTTGTAATTTCCGTATctatctgaatttttttttcgatttttttcccAAATACTCTTTATTATATATCTCAAATTCAAACTATCTGAATaatcatatttaatatataagtataatataataataaaacaatgcATATTTTTCATACAAAAATTATTAAAcacactaaaaaaaaaaaagtaatatatatatatacaattaatCGTAGCGTGCTAAAGGACAATATAGTAAATATAATTAGAAATGGGGTAGTCTCATTTTCTCAATTTTAATTGAGAAAAACGTTTTACTTTCCAAACAAAAAGGGGAAAGTTTAATTACGATACGGCACTTGACGAGGGACGACCTCTCCCTGTCtcacttttattattattattattattattattattattattttgagaatattattattattatttttgaaggttatcttattattattatttttgaaggtTATTATTCTCCAAATTTTATAACGGAATTTTTTCATCTTGtccgtggtttttaccctaataatttttgggggtttttcacgtaaatcttggtgtctatttcattcttaaattttcatattttctaTCTCGAGATGCCGCATGTGGGACCAATACGCCAAAAACAAAACACTTTTTTTTAACattaaaatatttcaattaaatataaaaattagatTTTACAAAAGATAAATATGAAATCACAGTATTCTAAGTACCCTATTTATCAAATCTGATCATGTGTTAAAGTCTCAATCAATTGGGTGCTTCGAGTACCCTATACAGAGGGGTAATACCCTCTCTGCAATTCCATGGCCATGATTGGCCAATTTACATGTGGGCCCCACATCTGCAGAGGGGTAGTCGAAAAACCCCAATTATTGATCTCCACATAATTTTTTACTGTTACAGCTAGAGGTTGTGGCTTCACTCTTTATCTGTATATATACACCTCCAATCTGCATGCATGTTTATATATTTGTTTCCAATATATATAACAATTATAACAATAAGTCTCTCATGAGTGAGACGATGGAATTCAAGAAACTTGTTGGAATGAATGCAGGAGATGATAGAACTAGCTATGCCAACAACTCTGGCCTTCAGGCAATTCTTTTTATTTAActctataatatatatatatatgtgtgtgtgtgcatgtaTTCGTAGATTATATCTATATTAATTTATGTCGTATTTTGATTATGAATTATAATATTGTATGTGCAGAGAGTGGTGGTATCAAAAACACGATTTATTTTGGATGAAACATTAAAAGATATGATTGAAAACGAAGAATATTTTCTTGCCGAGCGGTGTTTCAAGATGGTGGATTTGGGTTGTGCTTCCGGCCCCAACACTCTTCTGGTGGTATCCCATATCATGCAAACTTTCCAGGATTTGAGAGCTAGATTTCAagaaatttggatttttctCAATGATCTTCCAggtttcatttaatttttattattgaagaaatcatgatcaGTATTTTAATTCCAACAATAATTATTGATCCAGTAGCTAGCTAGCTAAATAATATTGTTTATTTATCCCGACGCGACAGGTAACGACTTCAACAGTTTGTTCAAATGGGTGCAAAGTAGGTACGATGAAAAGGTTATTGAAAGATCAGGATGTTGCATATATGGTCTGCCGGGGTCTTTCTACCACAGATTATTTCCGAACAAGACTCTTCACTTTGCTTATTCTTCATATAGCGTTCACTGGCTCTCTCAGGCatgcatgcatgtttaattttgTACTTTGATTTTTCATCatctaaattaaattttttgtggcacaaaatatttcttgatgaaaacatatatatacgtACGtactattaaaaaattaaaaaaagaaataaaatcaaCTGCTAGCTGCTGCACACCAACACTGCAGGTCCCCGAAGGACTAGGtaaacaaaacaaagaaaatatatTCATGGCGACGACGAGTCCTCGGGAGGTATTCGAAGCATATGGGAAGCAATACCAAAGAGATTTCTCCAAATTTCTAAGCTTGAGAGGTGAAGAGATGGTCTCCGGTGGGCGCATGGTGTTATCGTTTGTAGGCAGAACCGTTGAAGATCCCTCTTCCATAGATGATAATGCTTATTTCACAATTCTTGCACAAACACTTCATGAAATGGTGGTCGaggtatatttcaaattttatgcCTTCATTATTAATATGAAAATAGCAATTCGTTAATTTGATTTACTATATACGTACTAGGGCATAATCAAGAAAGATGATTTGTATTCGTTTAACGTGCCAATGTACACACCATGCCAACGAGAAGTTGAGGCGATAATCATGAATGAAGGGTCCTTCGAATTGTGGAAGAAGGACGTTTTCCGGGTGAGGTGGGATGCGCACAGGAACTCGACCCACGATCCCAGCTTTTTCGACGAAAAACAAAGTGCAAACCTCGTGGCAAACTGCGTTCGGGCCGTAACGGAGCCGATGCTGGCGAGTCATTTCGGTAGTTGTATAAATTGTGATGTTGTGTTTGAGAGATATGCGAAGAAATTAGCGGCTGAGCATTTGTTGAAGCAGCAGAAATCGTCATACTATACTATGGTCATCTCATTGAGAAGGAATAATTAAGTGATCATATATATCCTCTGATCAAAGGATCGAGTTGTGTACGTAAAATGTGTGTACTGTGTGTGGATATTGCAATTGTGTTTAATTTGGGGGAATAAAATATGTCTTGTACCGATATATATGTAATTGGCGTTTGTAATAAAATTGCAAGTGTTTTTGTGTGTGTACGTACATGTTGGCTGATTTAAGGAACTACTCCTGATGAGAAATTAGTTTGTGCACTTGATAGCTTTTTCGCTATTAGTTATCGTTTTATATTAGTAGATGTACAATGAAGGTTATTAAttctattatatattatattttaaattataaaattattttaaatatatgaaTGAAAAGCTCTTTGTtaacatatataattttataatttcaaaaataatatgtaATCATGTGTATGATCTTCATTGAAATagttttttaatttcaaaattaacaTGTAGCCTCATCCGTATGTGTGTAACATcttcattttaaatataacatttttctttgaaaaatTGTTGATTCACGTTCACAAGAGCTTCTTTAATAAATTGTTAGttgtaaattatatatatatgtgtgtgtgtgtagtaTAGGTTTTTGAGCTCGTGGGTAGCCTACTCTTGAGAATTACACTCTATCATTTTAAAACTattggattatatatatatatatatatatatagagttcttttatggtgcccaactctaTATGCCcaacttcatgcccaccatgtataatatgtgataagtcaactcatcaattgtgttggtcaactcacatattgtacatggtgggcatggagttgggcatatgagttgggcaccataaaagatctatatatatatatatatatatatatatatatatatatatatatgtagtaaaaaaaatttccaaatcaagTTGAGGAATAATCAAGCAATGAAGTTACCAACTTCATCTCACCAACATCATCTCACCATTGTACATGCTCttatatgtacatatatcatTTTCCTTATAAAAATAGTCTCTTGTAATCATGTTGTTTTTTTACCAGTCTCAAATATATTattcaatttatatatatatatatatatattaagaggAAGAAACTGATTAGAGGTAGTTAATTGTATCTAATTTGATAGAGATAAAttgatattataataatatataaaataatactaaaaatataaattaaataatatatttgagtaaaataatactaaaaatataaattgaatAATATATTTGAGACTGGTAAAAAAACAACATGATTACAAGAG
It encodes:
- the LOC140893356 gene encoding benzoate carboxyl methyltransferase-like; this encodes MSETMEFKKLVGMNAGDDRTSYANNSGLQRVVVSKTRFILDETLKDMIENEEYFLAERCFKMVDLGCASGPNTLLVVSHIMQTFQDLRARFQEIWIFLNDLPGNDFNSLFKWVQSRYDEKVIERSGCCIYGLPGSFYHRLFPNKTLHFAYSSYSVHWLSQVPEGLGKQNKENIFMATTSPREVFEAYGKQYQRDFSKFLSLRGEEMVSGGRMVLSFVGRTVEDPSSIDDNAYFTILAQTLHEMVVEGIIKKDDLYSFNVPMYTPCQREVEAIIMNEGSFELWKKDVFRVRWDAHRNSTHDPSFFDEKQSANLVANCVRAVTEPMLASHFGSCINCDVVFERYAKKLAAEHLLKQQKSSYYTMVISLRRNN